A single window of Sphaerodactylus townsendi isolate TG3544 linkage group LG03, MPM_Stown_v2.3, whole genome shotgun sequence DNA harbors:
- the ANKRD33 gene encoding photoreceptor ankyrin repeat protein isoform X2 yields MFPKNGLMVACYKGFIDIVTGLSKCPYVNVNHQDNDGNTALMIASQAGFSAIVTYLLNYYPALEIEMRDHRGLTALMKAAMQGKNDCVSALLLAGADLTAVDPLKKKTAQEWATLTGRFETTLRFRALLQRPCAEQFSNKYSPEWPALSELVAQELAKSRTQCLSEKIRAMFTFTFPHDPEPDGVLDHMVRTTTCLASPFVATACQTVCPDSPPEVGKHRLSVPEILNEYTPDPDAKSMVGESSCNGQLTEPTWVLVPYRPRSTIMKFLSLPLRLHSNSVYPGGIPKIKLTKSPAQNAEKLPKSSSCQNTLKLPRWRYQEVREEKKKTEEAAGKPKKKSKKKKRRKGKS; encoded by the exons ATGTTTCCCAAG AATGGCCTAATGGTGGCATGTTACAAAGGCTTCATAGACATCGTCACCGGTCTCAGTAAATGCCCCTACGTAAATGTCAATCATCAGGATAACGATGGAAACACGGCACTCATGATAGCTTCTCAGGCAG GATTCTCCGCTATTGTTACCTATCTTCTGAACTACTACCCTGCTCTAGAGATTGAAATGCGGGATCACCGGGGTCTGACGGCGCTCATGAAGGCTGCAATGCAAGGGAAGAATGACTGTGTCTCAGCCTTGCTCCTGGCTG GTGCTGACCTGACAGCTGTGGAcccactgaaaaagaaaacagcacagGAATGGGCAACCTTGACTGGGCGTTTTGAAACCACATTGCGGTTCCGAGCCCTCCTGCAGCGCCCCTGTGCCGAGCAATTCAGTAACAAGTACTCACCTGAATGGCCTGCACTGTCTGAGCTGGTGGCACAAGAACTGGCTAAATCCAGAACCCAGTGCCTGTCGGAGAAAATCCGTGCCATGTTCACTTTCACGTTTCCACATGATCCTGAGCCAGATGGTGTTCTGGATCACATGGTGCGCACGACCACCTGCTTGGCCAGTCCCTTTGTCGCCACTGCTTGCCAAACGGTCTGTCCCGACAGTCCGCCAGAAGTGGGCAAGCATAGACTCTCAGTGCCAGAGATCCTCAACGAGTACACGCCAGACCCTGATGCCAAATCCATGGTTGGCGAATCCTCTTGCAATGGCCAACTCACAGAGCCAACCTGGGTGTTGGTGCCGTACAGACCCCGCAGTACCATCATGaaattcctctcccttcctttgcGCTTGCATAGCAACAGTGTGTATCCTGGCGGCATCCCAAAAATCAAACTTACCAAGTCGCCTGCCCAAAATGCAGAGAAGCTGCCAAAGTCCTCCTCCTGTCAGAACACGCTGAAGTTGCCCCGGTGGCGATACCAGGAAGTgcgggaagagaagaagaaaactgaaGAGGCAGCGGGGAAGCCcaagaagaagagcaagaagaagaagagaaggaagggaaaatctTAA
- the ANKRD33 gene encoding photoreceptor ankyrin repeat protein isoform X1, with protein MTDASSGGERSTNTSPTLDESDPELYYEEEEEEQDEETGSESESKSESESQSEDEDLRSIMSEDSVYPLYEPAPTDLGADSELTLYSCCVKNDAKLLQEKLDSRVTREEVMELDINGRNGLMVACYKGFIDIVTGLSKCPYVNVNHQDNDGNTALMIASQAGFSAIVTYLLNYYPALEIEMRDHRGLTALMKAAMQGKNDCVSALLLAGADLTAVDPLKKKTAQEWATLTGRFETTLRFRALLQRPCAEQFSNKYSPEWPALSELVAQELAKSRTQCLSEKIRAMFTFTFPHDPEPDGVLDHMVRTTTCLASPFVATACQTVCPDSPPEVGKHRLSVPEILNEYTPDPDAKSMVGESSCNGQLTEPTWVLVPYRPRSTIMKFLSLPLRLHSNSVYPGGIPKIKLTKSPAQNAEKLPKSSSCQNTLKLPRWRYQEVREEKKKTEEAAGKPKKKSKKKKRRKGKS; from the exons ATGACCGATGCCAGCAGTGGAGGAGAACGAAGCACGAACACATCACCCACCCTAGACGAGTCAGATCCTGAATTATAttatgaggaagaagaggaagaacaagatgAAGAAACTGGGAGTGAGAGTGAGAGTAAAAGCGAGAGCGAAAGTCAGAGTGAGGATGAAGATCTTAGGAGCATCATGTCTGAAGACTCTGTCTACCCTTTGTATGAGCCAGCTCCAACTGACCTGGGTGCAGACTCAGAGCTCACACTCTACTCCTGCTGTGTCAAGAACGATGCCAAGCTTCTTCAGGAGAAACTGGACAGCAGGGTAACTCGGGAAGAAGTCATGGAACTGGACATCAATGGACGG AATGGCCTAATGGTGGCATGTTACAAAGGCTTCATAGACATCGTCACCGGTCTCAGTAAATGCCCCTACGTAAATGTCAATCATCAGGATAACGATGGAAACACGGCACTCATGATAGCTTCTCAGGCAG GATTCTCCGCTATTGTTACCTATCTTCTGAACTACTACCCTGCTCTAGAGATTGAAATGCGGGATCACCGGGGTCTGACGGCGCTCATGAAGGCTGCAATGCAAGGGAAGAATGACTGTGTCTCAGCCTTGCTCCTGGCTG GTGCTGACCTGACAGCTGTGGAcccactgaaaaagaaaacagcacagGAATGGGCAACCTTGACTGGGCGTTTTGAAACCACATTGCGGTTCCGAGCCCTCCTGCAGCGCCCCTGTGCCGAGCAATTCAGTAACAAGTACTCACCTGAATGGCCTGCACTGTCTGAGCTGGTGGCACAAGAACTGGCTAAATCCAGAACCCAGTGCCTGTCGGAGAAAATCCGTGCCATGTTCACTTTCACGTTTCCACATGATCCTGAGCCAGATGGTGTTCTGGATCACATGGTGCGCACGACCACCTGCTTGGCCAGTCCCTTTGTCGCCACTGCTTGCCAAACGGTCTGTCCCGACAGTCCGCCAGAAGTGGGCAAGCATAGACTCTCAGTGCCAGAGATCCTCAACGAGTACACGCCAGACCCTGATGCCAAATCCATGGTTGGCGAATCCTCTTGCAATGGCCAACTCACAGAGCCAACCTGGGTGTTGGTGCCGTACAGACCCCGCAGTACCATCATGaaattcctctcccttcctttgcGCTTGCATAGCAACAGTGTGTATCCTGGCGGCATCCCAAAAATCAAACTTACCAAGTCGCCTGCCCAAAATGCAGAGAAGCTGCCAAAGTCCTCCTCCTGTCAGAACACGCTGAAGTTGCCCCGGTGGCGATACCAGGAAGTgcgggaagagaagaagaaaactgaaGAGGCAGCGGGGAAGCCcaagaagaagagcaagaagaagaagagaaggaagggaaaatctTAA